A single Thunnus thynnus chromosome 6, fThuThy2.1, whole genome shotgun sequence DNA region contains:
- the rassf11 gene encoding ras association domain-containing protein 8, with the protein MMEVKVSVDGVPRVVCGVTEETTCQEVVIALAQALGQPGRYTLREKFKDFERCMTPDEHLLETLEKYGEQAREVQLTLLHNGPSVWDEMTRTKVGRHQPCPPLRRKEAGTRMRRGSGSLSLHRRSLPPLSCLRQEPEHQQEDVKRPKRKSLTLMEEAWEWLESLGKGRVYSTACDKESSKKTDKKNRTLLDVSLTVDKDNSGRGSKSKVRGQKSLKSDLDHQTSCCMGSQTRGKESKYSKKNQGVKSDNLSSSSCATAEDEKNNLRETIICQLSCLQELQDQIARVDKQILEFEELQRARQAEQEAEQRMNEDEMEQIKFWENELKAEDSYERDLQSQFLEMRAKAVECKTKLEDYKCKMQGLGFFATQNVVQEDSEMVSKMGANDVTEISVDSPKDRNRRRSDSDGNVNINRKFLPREDFNPPSALVPPSQIKERRPTGPTELREWWRRWSESQSSKSQSKKKVIHRSELTIYLGSTKV; encoded by the exons ATGATGGAAGTGAAGGTGTCTGTGGACGGCGTTCCACGTGTGGTCTGTGGAGTTACGGAGGAAACAACATGCCAAGAAGTGGTCATAGCGTTGGCTCAAGCCCTGG GTCAGCCTGGACGCTACACGTTACGGGAGAAATTTAAAGACTTTGAGAGGTGCATGACACCCGATGAACACCTCCTGGAGACTCTTGAGAAGTACGGTGAACAGGCCAGGGAGGTCCAGCTCACACTGCTCCACAACGGACCTTCAGTCTGGGATGAAATGACCAGAACAAAAGTTGGCAGACACCAGCCTTGCCCGCCATTGAGGAGAAAAGAAGCAGGCACCAGAATGCGGCGGGGTAGCGGTTCACTAAGTTTGCATCGCCGAAGCTTGCCGCCATTGTCCTGTTTGAGACAAGAACCTGAGCACCAACAAGAGGATGTGAAAAGGCCTAAAAGAAAGTCTTTGACACTTATGGAGGAGGCCTGGGAATGGCTGGAGAGTCTGGGGAAAGGCAGGGTTTACAGTACTGCCTGTGATAAGGAAAGCAGTAAGAAGACTGATAAAAAGAACCGAACCTTGTTGGATGTTTCTCTCACTGTTGACAAAGATAACTCAGGTCGAGGTAGTAAAAGCAaagtcagaggtcagaaaagTTTGAAGTCAGACTTGGATCATCAAACATCCTGCTGCATGGGAAGTCAGACCAGAGGTAAAGAAAGCAAATATTCCAAGAAAAATCAAGGGGTAAAATCTGATAACCTATCCAGTTCAAGCTGTGCTACAGCTGAAgatgagaaaaataatttaagagAAACCATAATATGTCAGCTCAGTTGTTTGCAAGAGTTACAGGACCAGATAGCACGAGTAGACAAACAGATTTTAGAGTTTGAGGAACTACAGAGGGCCAGACAAGCTGAGCAGGAAGCCGAGCAGAGAATGAATGAGGATGAGATGGAGCAGATAAAGTTTTGGGAGAATGAATTAAAGGCAGAGGACAGTTATGAGAGAGATCTGCAAAGTCAGTTCCTTGAGATGAGGGCCAAGGCTGTGGAGTGCAAGACCAAGCTGGAGGACTACAAGTGCAAAATGCAAGGACTTGGTTTCTTTGCCACTCAAAATGTTGTTCAAGAGGATTCAGAGATGGTTTCAAAAATGGGGGCAAATGATGTCACTGAGATTTCAGTTGATTCACCTAAGGACCGAAATCGGCGACGATCTGATTCGGACggaaatgtaaatattaacagGAAGTTCCTGCCCAGAGAAGACTTCAACCCTCCTTCTGCTCTAGTTCCTCCCAGTCAGATAAAGGAGCGACGGCCCACAGGGCCCACCGAGCTCAGGGAGTGGTGGAGACGCTGGTCTGAATCCCAAAGCTCCAAATCACAGTCTAAAAAGAAGGTGATACATCGCTCTGAGCTCACTATATATCTGGGCAGTACCAAAGTTTAG